The Tepidibacter aestuarii genome contains a region encoding:
- a CDS encoding YIEGIA family protein, protein MGNYVYLISCSFFMGIFARLYMMKLDYRQYPTYPQGFISHITLGIIAASLGAVAVPSLAEKEFSAVTFLTLAAQQFRDVRNMERQSLDNIEDTEIVPRGMAYIEDIAKAFEARNYMAILTALATGIVFYLSSDIFNMNNPVSIIISVTVGFVVATLLKAILTRDKIGEVAEVVPAKIEFDGPLLKVSGVVIMNVGLSSSRNRYLQDGLAVEIIPKDPNDIGILSNLGQRQVIAHNSSVQLGIKKDADEPDFTPILRRNEEKESIVMPIIPIKKDESLLIEIIKNTPIIESAKGKTNFLKGRR, encoded by the coding sequence TTGGGAAATTACGTATACTTAATATCTTGTTCGTTTTTTATGGGAATATTTGCAAGATTGTATATGATGAAGTTAGATTACAGACAGTACCCTACATATCCACAGGGATTTATATCTCATATTACACTTGGTATAATAGCAGCTTCACTTGGAGCTGTAGCAGTTCCATCGCTTGCTGAGAAAGAGTTTTCGGCAGTTACATTCTTGACTCTAGCAGCTCAGCAGTTTAGAGATGTTAGAAATATGGAAAGACAAAGTCTTGATAATATAGAGGATACTGAAATTGTTCCAAGGGGGATGGCTTATATAGAAGACATAGCAAAGGCATTTGAAGCTAGAAATTATATGGCAATACTTACAGCGCTAGCTACAGGAATTGTATTTTATTTATCATCAGATATATTTAATATGAACAATCCAGTATCAATTATTATATCTGTAACAGTAGGTTTTGTTGTAGCCACATTATTAAAGGCAATATTGACTAGAGACAAAATTGGAGAAGTAGCCGAGGTCGTACCAGCTAAAATAGAATTTGATGGACCTCTTCTTAAGGTGAGTGGAGTAGTTATTATGAATGTGGGGCTTTCATCATCTAGAAATAGATATTTACAAGATGGATTGGCTGTTGAAATTATACCTAAGGATCCCAATGATATAGGTATTTTATCTAATTTAGGTCAAAGACAGGTTATAGCACATAATTCATCGGTTCAACTTGGAATTAAAAAAGACGCAGATGAACCTGATTTTACTCCAATATTAAGAAGAAATGAAGAAAAAGAAAGTATAGTAATGCCTATAATACCTATAAAAAAAGATGAAAGTCTACTAATAGAAATAATTAAAAATACTCCTATTATAGAATCTGCAAAAGGAAAAACTAATTTTTTGAAAGGTAGGAGATAA
- a CDS encoding capping complex subunit for YIEGIA yields the protein MDIGLNDCIIAIVTMDKDMKSSTVPVFYAQDREDLERRSLIISKCVMGMVHDALNDTFIIVKH from the coding sequence ATGGATATAGGATTAAATGATTGTATAATAGCTATTGTTACAATGGATAAAGATATGAAGTCTAGTACAGTACCTGTATTTTATGCACAGGATAGAGAGGATTTAGAGAGAAGATCACTTATCATATCTAAATGCGTTATGGGGATGGTTCATGATGCATTGAATGATACGTTTATAATAGTTAAACACTAA
- a CDS encoding DUF512 domain-containing protein, translated as MELKNIEEIKNIISAVNKGSIAEELDIEVGDILLSINDKKIEDIIEYKFFISDEYLEVKIQKKDGEIYIYEIEKEYDEDLGIEFINPIIDRAKSCRNKCIFCFIDQLPKGMRETLYFKDDDSRLSFLQGNFITLTNMSEDDIQKMIQYRISPVNISVHTTDPDLRGKMLNNKNAGKLYGIMKRLADAGIEMNAQIVLCPGVNDKANLDRTLNDLSKLHPHVKSVAVVPIGLTKYREGLFDAQIYNEDSSIEVIDFIHEFQKKALDNIGTRFVFLSDEFYVMAKKDIPSYDSYEGFAQIENGVGLICKLEREIDDYLQKTFVRLKNQKTVSIATGESAYNFIKKVSLKVMSNVENLKINVYKIKNEYFGETITVAGLITATDIINQLKDEKLGDKLVIPKAMLKSDEDIFLDNITLDDLQERLDIKIDASKNEGTDFVKKLIK; from the coding sequence TTGGAACTAAAAAACATTGAAGAAATAAAAAATATCATAAGCGCTGTTAATAAAGGAAGTATAGCAGAGGAATTAGATATTGAAGTTGGAGATATACTTCTAAGTATAAATGATAAAAAAATAGAAGATATTATAGAATATAAGTTTTTCATATCAGATGAATATCTAGAAGTTAAGATACAAAAGAAAGATGGAGAAATATATATATATGAAATAGAAAAGGAATATGATGAAGATTTAGGAATTGAATTTATAAATCCTATAATAGACAGAGCGAAAAGTTGTAGAAATAAATGCATATTCTGTTTTATAGACCAGCTTCCAAAAGGAATGAGAGAAACGCTTTATTTTAAAGATGATGATTCAAGACTTTCATTTTTACAAGGAAACTTTATAACTCTTACAAACATGAGTGAAGATGATATACAAAAAATGATACAATATAGAATAAGCCCTGTTAATATATCGGTACATACAACTGATCCAGATCTTAGAGGAAAGATGCTTAATAATAAAAATGCAGGGAAATTATATGGTATAATGAAGAGGTTAGCAGATGCAGGAATAGAGATGAATGCTCAGATAGTTTTATGCCCTGGTGTAAACGACAAAGCAAATCTAGACAGAACTCTTAATGACTTGTCTAAGCTACATCCTCATGTAAAAAGTGTTGCAGTGGTTCCTATTGGGCTTACTAAGTATAGAGAAGGCTTATTTGATGCCCAAATATATAATGAAGATTCTTCAATAGAAGTTATAGACTTTATACATGAATTTCAAAAGAAAGCACTTGATAATATAGGTACTAGATTTGTGTTTTTATCAGATGAATTTTATGTTATGGCTAAAAAAGATATACCTTCTTATGATTCTTATGAAGGCTTTGCACAAATAGAAAATGGAGTAGGCCTTATTTGTAAGCTTGAGAGAGAAATAGATGACTATCTTCAAAAAACTTTTGTTAGATTAAAAAATCAAAAGACAGTGTCTATTGCAACTGGAGAATCAGCTTATAATTTTATAAAAAAGGTTTCTTTAAAAGTTATGAGTAATGTTGAAAATCTAAAAATAAACGTATATAAGATAAAGAATGAGTATTTTGGAGAGACGATAACTGTAGCAGGACTTATAACTGCAACTGATATAATTAATCAGTTAAAGGATGAAAAACTTGGAGACAAGCTTGTAATACCTAAGGCAATGCTAAAATCGGATGAAGATATATTCTTAGATAATATAACTCTTGATGACCTTCAAGAGAGATTAGATATAAAAATAGATGCATCTAAAAATGAAGGCACAGATTTTGTAAAAAAACTAATAAAGTAA
- the der gene encoding ribosome biogenesis GTPase Der, with the protein MSKPIVAVVGRPNVGKSTLFNKLVGKRIAIVEDTPGVTRDRIYAEGEWLNKYYTLIDTGGIEPESEDIIVSQMRTQAELAMDMAHVILFVVDGKVGLTNDDREVAQMLRKTKKPVLLVVNKVDNKEKSEHFYDFYELGFGDPIEISASIGLGIGDLLDEVVDNFPEGLDTEYDPDVIKVAIVGKPNAGKSSILNNILGEERVIVSPIAGTTRDAIDTYFEDGDDKYLLIDTAGLRKRSKVHENIEKYSVIRSITAVERADVALIVIDATQGVTEQDTKVAGIAHDEGKACILVINKWDLIEKDNKTMNNYIQDIRGKFPFMLYSPIIFISAKTNQRMNTVLPKVKYISNEASKRIQTGALNDVIGEAVLLNQPPSDKGKRLKIYYATQTGIKPPKFTLFINDKELTHFSYQRYLENKIRENFGFEGTPVRFNYKEKERKR; encoded by the coding sequence ATGAGTAAACCAATAGTTGCCGTAGTTGGAAGACCTAATGTTGGAAAATCAACATTGTTCAATAAATTAGTAGGTAAGAGAATTGCAATAGTAGAAGATACACCTGGAGTAACTAGAGATAGAATATATGCAGAGGGAGAATGGTTAAATAAATACTATACTTTAATAGATACTGGTGGAATTGAGCCTGAGAGTGAAGATATAATAGTATCACAAATGAGAACTCAAGCTGAGCTTGCCATGGATATGGCACATGTAATTTTATTCGTAGTAGATGGAAAAGTGGGACTTACGAATGATGACAGAGAAGTAGCTCAAATGCTTAGAAAAACTAAAAAACCTGTTCTATTAGTCGTAAATAAAGTAGATAATAAAGAAAAATCAGAGCATTTTTACGATTTTTATGAACTAGGATTTGGAGATCCGATAGAAATATCTGCTTCAATAGGTCTTGGAATAGGAGACTTATTAGATGAGGTTGTTGACAACTTCCCAGAGGGATTAGATACTGAATACGACCCAGATGTAATTAAAGTAGCTATAGTTGGAAAACCAAATGCAGGTAAATCTTCTATACTTAACAATATACTAGGAGAAGAAAGAGTAATAGTAAGTCCAATAGCTGGTACTACAAGAGATGCTATAGATACTTACTTTGAAGATGGAGACGATAAATACCTATTAATAGATACTGCTGGTCTTAGAAAAAGAAGTAAAGTACATGAAAATATAGAAAAGTATAGTGTTATAAGATCTATTACGGCTGTTGAAAGAGCAGATGTTGCACTTATAGTTATAGATGCTACTCAAGGAGTTACAGAGCAAGATACTAAGGTTGCAGGTATTGCGCACGATGAAGGTAAGGCTTGTATACTAGTAATTAATAAATGGGATCTAATAGAAAAAGATAATAAAACTATGAACAATTACATACAAGATATAAGAGGGAAGTTTCCGTTTATGCTATATTCTCCTATAATATTTATATCGGCTAAGACAAACCAAAGAATGAACACAGTACTACCTAAGGTTAAATATATTTCAAATGAAGCCTCAAAGAGAATTCAAACGGGTGCTTTAAATGACGTAATAGGAGAAGCTGTACTTTTAAATCAACCGCCTTCTGATAAAGGTAAGAGACTTAAAATTTACTATGCAACTCAAACAGGTATTAAGCCTCCTAAATTTACTTTATTTATAAATGATAAGGAACTTACACATTTTTCTTATCAAAGATACTTAGAAAATAAAATAAGAGAGAATTTTGGATTTGAGGGAACTCCTGTTAGATTTAATTATAAAGAGAAAGAAAGGAAGAGATAG
- the plsY gene encoding glycerol-3-phosphate 1-O-acyltransferase PlsY produces the protein MNNYFIAALISYFLGNISISYILGKTMAKIDIRNHGSGNAGTTNVLRTLGKKAALITFLGDALKGSLAVYIGLKMGGREVALISAIFVVLGHDWPVLLKFRGGKGVATTIGTIMVINPLQAIICVLAGIIIIYITRYVSLGSMLGICTLPFFMFFVGRNEFTVSIILMILILFTHRENIKRVIKGEERKIGQKIQIK, from the coding sequence ATGAACAATTATTTTATAGCTGCTTTAATTTCTTATTTCTTAGGTAACATTTCAATATCTTATATTTTAGGAAAGACTATGGCAAAAATAGATATTAGAAATCATGGATCTGGAAATGCAGGCACAACTAATGTACTTAGAACTTTGGGTAAAAAAGCTGCATTAATCACATTTTTAGGTGACGCTTTAAAAGGCTCACTGGCTGTGTATATAGGCCTTAAGATGGGTGGCAGAGAGGTTGCCTTAATATCTGCTATATTTGTTGTCTTAGGTCATGATTGGCCCGTTTTATTGAAATTTAGAGGAGGTAAAGGAGTAGCAACTACCATTGGTACCATTATGGTTATAAATCCTTTACAAGCTATAATATGCGTATTAGCTGGTATAATAATTATTTACATTACTAGATATGTATCTTTAGGATCCATGCTTGGTATATGTACGCTTCCATTTTTTATGTTTTTCGTAGGCAGAAATGAATTTACAGTTTCTATTATTTTGATGATTTTAATTTTATTTACACATAGAGAAAATATAAAAAGGGTTATTAAGGGTGAAGAGAGAAAGATAGGTCAAAAGATTCAAATAAAATAG
- a CDS encoding NAD(P)H-dependent glycerol-3-phosphate dehydrogenase — protein MEKICVLGAGSWGSALAILLSKKGYEVSLYMRNKDQYESMTKTRENLKYLPGVIMPNNIKMTIDLKDAVKEAKIIVLGVASQGVRGVLKSIKDYVKDDQIIVNVAKGFEKDTNLRISEVVKEELPNNPYAILSGPSHAEEVSKDMPTTVVVASENMKVAEQVQDTFINPKFRVYTNPDVIGVELGGALKNIIAFGAGICDGLGYGDNTKAALMTRGIREIGRLGVAMGAKSSTFSGLSGTGDLIVTCTSMHSRNRRAGILIGKGKSLKETLDEIKMVVEGIRATESAYNLSKKYNVDMPITNEIYKVLYGDNEVKESVINLMLRSKTHEMEEVAMEEN, from the coding sequence ATGGAAAAGATTTGTGTATTAGGAGCAGGTAGTTGGGGGAGCGCTCTTGCTATTTTATTATCTAAAAAGGGATACGAAGTAAGCTTGTATATGAGAAACAAAGATCAATATGAGAGTATGACGAAGACTAGGGAAAATCTTAAATATCTTCCAGGGGTAATAATGCCAAATAACATAAAAATGACAATTGATCTTAAAGATGCTGTTAAAGAAGCAAAAATAATAGTTTTAGGAGTAGCATCTCAAGGTGTTAGAGGGGTATTAAAATCTATAAAAGATTATGTTAAAGACGATCAAATTATAGTGAATGTAGCAAAGGGATTTGAAAAAGATACTAACCTTAGAATATCTGAGGTTGTTAAGGAAGAACTTCCAAACAACCCTTATGCTATTTTGTCAGGGCCATCTCATGCGGAAGAGGTATCTAAAGATATGCCTACTACTGTAGTTGTAGCATCAGAAAATATGAAAGTAGCTGAACAAGTTCAAGATACATTTATAAATCCTAAATTTAGAGTATATACGAATCCTGATGTTATAGGGGTTGAACTTGGAGGAGCTCTTAAAAATATAATAGCTTTTGGAGCTGGAATCTGTGATGGACTTGGATATGGGGACAATACAAAGGCAGCTTTAATGACAAGAGGAATTAGAGAAATAGGAAGATTAGGTGTAGCTATGGGTGCTAAGTCAAGTACTTTCTCAGGGCTTTCAGGCACTGGAGATTTAATAGTTACTTGTACTAGTATGCACAGTAGAAATAGAAGAGCTGGTATACTTATAGGAAAAGGTAAATCTTTAAAAGAGACTCTTGATGAAATAAAAATGGTAGTTGAGGGAATACGCGCAACTGAATCGGCCTATAATCTATCTAAAAAATATAATGTGGATATGCCAATAACAAATGAAATATATAAGGTTTTATATGGAGACAATGAAGTAAAAGAATCTGTTATAAATCTTATGCTAAGAAGCAAGACTCATGAAATGGAAGAAGTAGCTATGGAAGAAAACTAA
- the spoIVA gene encoding stage IV sporulation protein A — protein MKSNIYEDISKRTQGDIYIGVVGPVRTGKSTFIKRFMELLVIPNIDNDYKKERTRDELPQSGTGKTIMTVEPKFVPADGIEIKVKDKLRMKIRMVDCVGYLVDGALGHEEEGKERMVSTPWMEKQIPFEMAAEIGTKKVIKEHSTIGVVMLTDGSVTGIDRRSYVPSEERVINELKELNKPFSIILNTRTPNDQQTLKLKNDLEEKYDMPVLPLDILNMDLDDVENVMETILFDFPLREININLPKWVEGLEKNHWIKNDIIKTIKESLDDVGKIRDIKNIVNRFEDIEFLDKCYLDDVGLGEGIVNIKLDTKQDLFYNVLEEKSGFRIDGEHQLLSLISKLSKVKSEYDKVEVALNDVRDKGYGLVPPSLEELTLDTPEQVKKGNQYGVRLRAKAPSIHLIRADITTEVSPVVGTEKQGEELVKYLLEGFQENPEQIWQSNMFGKSLHDLVKEQLQNKLFMMPEDVRIKMQKTLQKIINEGSANLITIIL, from the coding sequence GTGAAGAGCAATATATATGAAGATATATCTAAAAGGACTCAAGGTGATATATACATAGGCGTAGTAGGACCTGTTAGAACTGGTAAATCTACATTCATAAAAAGATTTATGGAGCTTTTAGTAATACCTAATATTGATAATGATTATAAAAAAGAGCGAACTAGAGATGAATTACCTCAAAGTGGTACAGGAAAAACTATAATGACTGTTGAACCTAAATTTGTACCGGCAGATGGAATAGAGATAAAGGTTAAAGATAAGCTTAGAATGAAGATTAGAATGGTTGATTGTGTAGGATATTTAGTTGATGGAGCATTAGGGCATGAAGAAGAAGGAAAAGAGAGAATGGTATCAACTCCTTGGATGGAAAAACAAATACCTTTTGAAATGGCAGCTGAAATAGGAACTAAGAAAGTAATAAAAGAACACTCTACAATTGGTGTTGTAATGTTGACAGATGGAAGTGTAACAGGAATAGATAGAAGAAGTTATGTACCGTCTGAAGAAAGAGTTATAAATGAATTAAAAGAGTTAAATAAGCCGTTTAGTATTATTTTAAATACAAGAACACCTAATGATCAACAAACGCTTAAATTAAAAAATGATTTAGAAGAAAAATATGATATGCCTGTATTGCCTCTTGACATACTTAATATGGATTTAGATGATGTTGAGAATGTTATGGAAACTATATTATTTGATTTCCCACTTAGAGAAATAAATATAAATCTACCAAAATGGGTAGAAGGACTTGAAAAAAATCATTGGATAAAAAATGATATTATAAAGACTATAAAAGAAAGTCTTGATGACGTAGGAAAGATAAGAGATATTAAAAATATTGTTAATAGATTTGAAGATATTGAGTTTTTAGATAAATGCTACTTAGATGATGTTGGACTTGGAGAGGGAATAGTAAATATTAAATTAGATACAAAACAAGATCTATTCTATAATGTATTAGAAGAAAAAAGTGGATTTAGAATTGATGGAGAACATCAACTACTAAGTCTTATATCTAAACTATCTAAGGTTAAATCAGAATATGATAAGGTAGAAGTTGCATTAAATGATGTTAGAGATAAGGGATATGGATTAGTACCTCCATCATTAGAAGAGTTAACTCTGGATACTCCTGAACAAGTTAAAAAGGGAAATCAGTATGGTGTTAGATTAAGAGCTAAGGCGCCATCCATTCATTTAATTAGAGCAGATATAACCACTGAGGTATCTCCTGTTGTTGGAACTGAAAAACAGGGTGAAGAACTTGTTAAATACCTTCTAGAAGGATTCCAAGAAAATCCAGAGCAAATATGGCAATCAAATATGTTTGGAAAATCATTACATGATTTAGTTAAAGAACAGCTTCAAAATAAATTATTTATGATGCCAGAAGATGTAAGAATAAAAATGCAAAAAACACTTCAAAAAATAATTAATGAAGGTAGTGCTAATTTGATAACTATAATATTATAA
- a CDS encoding HlyD family efflux transporter periplasmic adaptor subunit encodes MKKRKKRKYKRVKIKYNYLIILGVIAYIFVRLLNNMTSYTVQVETVEYGDLVECINKQGVIIKDEQVILSQAQGNIDYLVQEGKRIPKNKKIAEIQKGEVDLQKKEKLDTINRRIDSIESNRNEEILKSDIHKIDVTTNRLREEIKTKLINSDIENIQNLKEELLEAIDKKSLIWGEKSIIGKNIKTLQEEKFKIENDLNSSVKNVFAQESGVISFNQDGYEDTLKLSSIDHLNSQYLSTVKNQENRIKKNGNVDVGNQIGKIINNHIWYIASILDEQETSHIKIGANVKVSKDGQVFSANVKNLYKDENKKNILVLEVDEEKVDFYDERVSNFNIIYRQVSGIKIPKNAVVTVKEKRGVYILSETGSAVFKELKSILGEDDEYIVLDYSDIKKNRIDTIDLYDELIINPKNIKEGQKIR; translated from the coding sequence GTGAAAAAGAGAAAAAAAAGAAAATATAAGAGAGTAAAAATTAAGTATAATTATTTAATAATACTTGGTGTGATTGCTTACATATTCGTTAGACTGTTAAATAATATGACTAGCTATACAGTTCAGGTTGAAACTGTAGAGTATGGCGATTTAGTAGAATGTATAAATAAACAAGGGGTTATAATAAAGGATGAGCAAGTAATATTATCACAAGCTCAGGGGAATATAGATTACTTAGTTCAAGAAGGGAAAAGAATTCCTAAAAATAAAAAAATAGCTGAAATACAAAAAGGTGAAGTTGACCTTCAGAAAAAAGAAAAACTCGATACTATAAATAGAAGAATAGATAGTATAGAATCTAACAGAAATGAAGAAATACTTAAGAGTGATATACATAAAATAGATGTGACAACAAACAGATTGAGAGAAGAAATAAAGACTAAGCTTATAAATTCAGATATAGAAAATATACAGAACTTAAAAGAAGAATTACTAGAGGCTATAGATAAAAAGAGTCTGATATGGGGAGAAAAAAGTATTATTGGTAAAAATATAAAAACTCTACAAGAAGAAAAATTCAAGATAGAAAATGATCTAAATTCTTCAGTTAAAAATGTTTTTGCACAAGAGTCGGGTGTTATATCCTTTAATCAAGATGGATACGAAGATACTCTTAAATTATCTAGTATAGACCATTTAAATTCACAATATCTTTCAACAGTTAAAAATCAAGAAAATAGAATAAAGAAAAATGGTAATGTTGATGTAGGGAATCAAATAGGAAAGATAATAAATAACCATATATGGTATATCGCTTCAATCCTTGATGAACAAGAAACTAGTCATATAAAAATAGGTGCAAATGTAAAAGTTAGTAAAGATGGACAAGTATTTAGTGCTAATGTTAAAAATTTATATAAAGATGAGAACAAAAAAAATATATTAGTACTTGAAGTAGATGAAGAAAAAGTAGATTTTTATGATGAAAGAGTTAGTAACTTTAATATCATATATAGACAGGTTAGTGGTATAAAAATTCCTAAAAATGCTGTTGTTACAGTAAAAGAAAAAAGAGGAGTATATATATTGTCAGAAACAGGAAGTGCTGTTTTTAAAGAACTTAAGAGCATATTAGGAGAAGATGATGAGTACATAGTACTTGATTACTCTGATATTAAGAAAAATAGAATAGATACTATTGATTTATATGATGAACTTATTATAAATCCTAAAAATATAAAAGAAGGTCAAAAGATAAGGTAG
- a CDS encoding YggS family pyridoxal phosphate-dependent enzyme produces the protein MDYIKQNLDEVLGSINNSANKANVNPDDIILIGVTKTVDIPIIEEAIRLGITHVGENKPQELVRKYEVIGDKVKWHLIGSLQTNKVKYIIDKADMIHSLDRISLCEEINKRAKNINKVMDCLVQVNISKEDTKHGLYKEDVLDFIKTVSSDYKNIKINGIMTMAPYVDNPEDVRIYFKEIKKISEEIEKLNLENVEMNYLSMGMSNDYKIAIEEGSNMVRVGTSIFGKRNYMK, from the coding sequence GTGGATTACATAAAACAAAATTTAGACGAAGTACTAGGTTCAATAAATAATTCTGCTAATAAAGCAAATGTAAATCCAGATGATATTATATTGATAGGTGTTACAAAAACTGTAGACATACCTATTATAGAAGAAGCAATACGCTTAGGGATAACTCATGTTGGAGAAAACAAACCACAAGAACTTGTAAGGAAATATGAGGTAATAGGGGATAAAGTAAAATGGCACCTCATAGGATCACTACAGACTAATAAAGTAAAGTATATTATAGATAAAGCAGATATGATTCATTCTTTAGATAGAATATCTTTATGTGAAGAAATAAACAAAAGAGCTAAAAATATAAACAAGGTTATGGATTGTTTAGTTCAAGTTAATATATCAAAAGAAGATACTAAACATGGGCTTTACAAAGAAGATGTTTTAGATTTTATAAAAACTGTATCTAGTGATTATAAAAATATAAAAATTAATGGAATTATGACTATGGCACCATATGTTGATAACCCAGAAGATGTTAGAATATATTTTAAGGAAATAAAAAAAATATCGGAAGAAATAGAAAAACTCAATTTAGAAAATGTTGAGATGAACTATTTATCTATGGGGATGAGCAACGATTATAAGATAGCTATAGAAGAAGGATCGAATATGGTAAGAGTTGGGACTTCTATATTTGGTAAAAGAAATTATATGAAATAG
- a CDS encoding cell division protein SepF, with protein sequence MSDKFVDKVKKFMGFEEEYEEYEEEEYEEEVLNLNQKPAAKPNSKIVNIHATTQMKVMIHEPQDYDEAASIVDNLKNRKAVVVNLENIEDLELIKNIFHFVSGAVYALDGSIQKVSKGIFILAPSNIDIDGNIKKELENKGLFPWQKNV encoded by the coding sequence ATGTCTGATAAATTTGTAGATAAAGTAAAAAAATTTATGGGCTTCGAAGAAGAGTATGAAGAATACGAAGAAGAAGAATATGAAGAAGAAGTTCTTAATTTAAATCAAAAGCCAGCGGCAAAACCTAATAGTAAGATAGTGAATATACATGCAACTACTCAAATGAAGGTTATGATACATGAACCACAAGATTACGATGAAGCTGCATCTATTGTAGATAACTTAAAAAATAGAAAGGCTGTAGTTGTAAATTTAGAAAATATAGAAGACTTAGAACTTATAAAGAATATATTTCATTTTGTAAGTGGTGCAGTATATGCACTTGATGGAAGTATTCAAAAGGTATCTAAGGGAATTTTTATATTAGCCCCTAGCAATATAGATATCGATGGAAATATCAAAAAAGAACTTGAAAACAAAGGATTATTTCCATGGCAAAAAAATGTGTAA
- a CDS encoding YggT family protein, with amino-acid sequence MWIIIKALGYFVQFLELMIIIRCVISFVPSLQYSKLTDFVYSVTEPILYPIRELLYKYTNTGSFDLSPIIAYILIGWVYKIVMRILFMVF; translated from the coding sequence ATGTGGATTATAATTAAGGCATTAGGGTATTTTGTTCAGTTTTTAGAACTTATGATTATAATAAGATGTGTTATTTCTTTTGTGCCGAGTTTACAATACTCTAAGCTTACAGATTTTGTATATAGTGTAACAGAACCTATATTGTACCCTATAAGAGAGCTGTTATATAAGTATACAAATACAGGTTCGTTTGATCTTTCGCCTATAATAGCTTATATTCTTATAGGGTGGGTATATAAGATTGTTATGAGAATATTATTTATGGTGTTTTAG
- a CDS encoding YlmH family RNA-binding protein, giving the protein MVDKGRITSHIKDLDLKKTIYKVIDKALGVLKNHDYRYTDFLNPYELKNAIAALNSIDDIKYSVYGGYDGSERKVIYIYPYYVSEEDIDSPISALTIEGNFKFKEVSHKDYLGSILGLGIKREKIGDILIHKSFCQVVVQTDIKDYIILNMTKVARNNISVKEISISEIKKVDINYKEIGFTVSSNRIDSIVSSIYNISRQEANKIISSNRVYVDYEPINNISKKIDVNSLISVRGKGRCIICDIGDVNKKGRLRVKVKIIL; this is encoded by the coding sequence ATGGTTGACAAAGGAAGAATAACTTCGCATATAAAGGACTTAGATTTAAAAAAAACTATATATAAAGTTATAGACAAGGCTTTAGGTGTTTTAAAAAATCACGACTATAGATATACAGATTTTTTAAATCCATATGAATTAAAAAACGCTATAGCAGCGCTGAACTCTATAGACGATATAAAATACAGTGTGTATGGAGGATATGACGGATCTGAAAGAAAGGTAATATACATATATCCTTACTATGTATCTGAAGAAGATATAGATTCTCCTATAAGTGCTTTGACCATTGAGGGAAACTTCAAGTTCAAAGAGGTATCTCATAAAGATTATTTAGGATCTATACTTGGTCTTGGTATAAAAAGAGAAAAAATAGGAGACATATTAATACATAAAAGTTTTTGTCAAGTTGTAGTCCAAACTGATATAAAAGATTATATAATTCTTAATATGACTAAGGTAGCTCGTAATAATATATCAGTTAAAGAAATATCAATTTCTGAAATTAAAAAAGTAGATATAAATTATAAGGAAATAGGTTTTACTGTTTCTTCTAATAGAATTGATAGCATTGTATCTTCAATATACAATATATCTAGACAAGAGGCGAATAAAATTATTTCATCAAATAGGGTTTATGTAGATTATGAGCCTATCAATAATATCTCAAAGAAGATAGATGTAAATTCATTAATATCTGTAAGGGGAAAAGGCAGATGTATAATATGTGATATAGGAGATGTAAATAAAAAAGGAAGATTAAGAGTAAAAGTAAAAATAATATTGTAG